A single Bacillota bacterium DNA region contains:
- the ypeB gene encoding germination protein YpeB encodes MRDRRWLSVGAAVLLLVAGVFFWNYNQENVRARNSLEAGYQRALFSMVSHVQNLNSLLAKGQVMQDSGQGVLTLASAWHEAESARSSLGQLPLGRFNLTAVQKYLAQVGDYSYTLARKLAQGAMLDEKEQETLALLSKETDKLNRELQSMIGGIQSQPTWGTKGVTVGAKGEKVAPSGSIAASLAKVDSHLKDEVPAITYDGPFSEHVENIKPRAVTGDNITIERAGRIAEDFVNKHVTTGKPTYRVATSRRVSGNIPAYSLTLRAEGNQPGADIVVDVSQTGGHIIHLFNPRPPGKAALDIGTAVQKAEDFIRAVGYNNMITTGSLRHPQTLMVTQVWQQGDAVAYPDFVKVTVALDNGEVLAVDARGYLTAHRHRDLPRAKFSGDQARDKAAARLTIDRIRPAIIPMSDASERYVWEVKGKANDQTFLIYYNAETGDEEKVLQVIESPDGTYTM; translated from the coding sequence GTGCGTGACCGGCGATGGCTATCGGTGGGGGCAGCGGTCCTGCTGCTGGTAGCAGGGGTTTTCTTCTGGAATTATAACCAAGAAAACGTCCGGGCTCGAAACTCGCTGGAGGCAGGTTACCAGCGGGCCCTGTTTTCCATGGTCAGCCATGTGCAAAACTTAAACAGCTTGTTGGCCAAAGGGCAAGTGATGCAAGATTCCGGCCAGGGGGTGCTCACGTTGGCCAGTGCCTGGCATGAGGCCGAAAGCGCCCGGTCTTCACTAGGTCAACTGCCGCTGGGACGGTTCAATTTGACGGCGGTACAAAAATACTTAGCCCAAGTGGGGGACTACTCTTATACCCTGGCCCGGAAGTTGGCCCAGGGAGCGATGCTGGACGAGAAAGAACAAGAGACCTTGGCCCTGCTGTCGAAGGAAACCGATAAACTCAACCGCGAACTGCAATCCATGATCGGCGGCATCCAGTCCCAGCCTACTTGGGGAACGAAAGGGGTGACCGTGGGGGCCAAAGGAGAAAAGGTGGCCCCGTCAGGAAGCATAGCCGCCAGTCTGGCCAAAGTAGACAGTCATCTCAAAGATGAAGTACCGGCTATCACCTATGACGGGCCGTTCTCAGAACACGTAGAGAATATCAAACCGCGGGCTGTTACCGGCGACAACATCACCATTGAGCGAGCCGGGCGGATAGCTGAGGACTTCGTCAATAAACATGTAACCACAGGGAAGCCCACGTACCGAGTGGCCACGTCCAGACGGGTGAGCGGAAACATCCCGGCCTATTCCTTAACCTTAAGGGCCGAGGGCAATCAACCGGGAGCGGACATTGTGGTGGATGTGAGCCAAACCGGCGGCCACATAATTCACCTGTTTAACCCCCGACCGCCCGGAAAGGCCGCGCTGGATATTGGCACGGCGGTCCAAAAAGCAGAAGACTTCATTCGGGCTGTGGGCTACAACAACATGATCACCACTGGATCGCTGCGCCATCCCCAAACCTTAATGGTGACTCAAGTTTGGCAACAGGGAGACGCCGTGGCCTACCCTGATTTTGTCAAAGTTACCGTAGCTTTGGACAACGGGGAAGTGCTGGCTGTTGACGCTCGGGGCTATCTTACCGCCCATCGGCACCGTGATTTACCCCGGGCCAAGTTTAGCGGTGACCAGGCTCGGGATAAAGCCGCCGCCCGCCTAACCATCGATCGCATCCGGCCGGCTATTATCCCCATGAGCGATGCCAGCGAACGCTACGTCTGGGAAGTCAAAGGGAAAGCTAATGACCAAACCTTCCTTATCTACTACAACGCCGAGACCGGCGACGAAGAAAAAGTCCTGCAAGTAATCGAAAGCCCCGATGGCACCTATACCATGTAG
- a CDS encoding patatin-like phospholipase family protein, whose translation MRQPRVGLALGGGGLRGAAHVGVLKVLEAAGITIEAVVGSSGGSMVGALWAAGLSPVEIEHIYRNLPANLFPAAVGYINLLVYILQRLGLLRRHELQSLSLPKGLLRTDFLREFIDRHTKGRDFNQLSVPAAFLACDLLSGKEVIFAPEAARPYLWRDQNKQLFFSDPTLGTAVAASSAIPGLFLPVRVAGRELVDGGLLANVPVQLLHAWGAKLIIAVDLGYAVEDSSADTMIQVLLQASDIMGQTISDLRLKDSGALAIRPPVGTMNLYDFHRIPEIIDIGAQAAEEALPDIRRTLRKLDPFLPPWAWPLADNCGRE comes from the coding sequence ATGAGACAGCCCAGGGTTGGTTTGGCCTTAGGTGGCGGCGGCCTGCGCGGTGCCGCTCATGTGGGTGTACTTAAAGTGTTAGAGGCCGCGGGCATAACCATAGAGGCTGTGGTAGGCTCCAGCGGCGGCAGTATGGTGGGTGCCCTGTGGGCAGCGGGCTTAAGTCCGGTGGAAATAGAACACATCTATCGCAACTTACCGGCCAATTTGTTCCCTGCCGCCGTTGGCTACATTAATCTCCTTGTGTATATCCTGCAACGATTGGGCTTGCTGCGGCGCCACGAACTACAGAGCTTATCCCTGCCTAAGGGACTGCTGCGCACTGACTTCTTGCGAGAATTTATCGATCGCCACACCAAAGGACGTGACTTTAACCAACTGTCTGTGCCAGCAGCTTTTTTAGCCTGTGATCTTTTGTCGGGTAAAGAAGTAATCTTTGCTCCGGAAGCAGCTCGCCCTTACTTGTGGCGAGATCAAAACAAACAGCTGTTTTTTTCCGACCCCACCTTGGGCACTGCCGTAGCGGCCAGTTCGGCCATTCCCGGCCTGTTTCTGCCGGTTCGAGTGGCCGGTCGAGAGTTAGTCGACGGCGGTCTGTTAGCCAACGTGCCGGTACAACTTCTGCACGCTTGGGGGGCCAAGCTAATAATCGCCGTCGATCTTGGTTACGCCGTGGAAGACAGCAGCGCCGACACTATGATCCAAGTACTGCTTCAAGCCAGCGACATCATGGGGCAGACCATCAGCGACTTGCGCCTTAAAGACAGCGGTGCCCTGGCGATTCGCCCTCCGGTAGGGACCATGAACCTGTACGATTTTCACCGTATCCCCGAGATTATCGACATTGGCGCTCAAGCCGCAGAGGAGGCCCTGCCTGACATCAGACGGACCCTGCGTAAGCTCGATCCCTTTCTTCCCCCTTGGGCCTGGCCGCTCGCCGACAATTGTGGGCGCGAATAG
- a CDS encoding spore cortex-lytic protein produces the protein MARKWWLLISAALLTLVVVVVGFKTKKDPGWLPAAEASAAGAYAPEMGYPTYDDLWLLSRVVSGEAHSEPYVGQVGVAAVILNRVKSPKFPPSVSGVIYEPDAFESVSNGIMWSLPPNNDHLMAAQAALDGWDPTYGALFFWNPAKDVSPWIWTRNIITTIGRHVFGL, from the coding sequence ATGGCACGAAAGTGGTGGCTACTGATCTCGGCGGCACTTTTGACCCTGGTGGTTGTGGTGGTAGGATTCAAAACAAAAAAAGATCCCGGCTGGCTGCCTGCGGCTGAAGCTAGCGCTGCCGGTGCTTATGCCCCGGAAATGGGTTATCCCACCTACGATGATCTGTGGCTGCTGTCACGGGTGGTATCAGGCGAGGCCCACAGTGAGCCCTATGTGGGACAGGTAGGGGTTGCGGCGGTGATTCTCAACCGGGTAAAGAGCCCGAAGTTTCCGCCTTCGGTGTCCGGGGTGATTTACGAACCGGATGCCTTCGAATCAGTTTCCAATGGCATTATGTGGAGTCTGCCGCCCAATAACGACCACCTGATGGCAGCTCAAGCGGCATTGGACGGCTGGGATCCTACTTACGGTGCCCTCTTTTTTTGGAATCCGGCCAAAGATGTCAGCCCTTGGATTTGGACCCGTAATATTATCACCACCATCGGGCGCCACGTATTTGGGCTCTAG
- a CDS encoding YbaB/EbfC family nucleoid-associated protein, with protein MFNLGALMEQLQQELDALQKRLQSTTYEGAARDGQVRAWANGLQLLIALEVSPGLTPAASADDIVKACNAALRQARESLNQELARLTGGGIDFSSDNNWL; from the coding sequence ATGTTTAACCTGGGAGCCCTAATGGAGCAGCTCCAACAAGAACTCGACGCCCTGCAGAAACGTCTGCAAAGTACCACCTACGAAGGGGCTGCTCGCGACGGCCAAGTCCGGGCTTGGGCCAACGGGCTGCAATTGTTGATAGCGTTGGAGGTGAGCCCCGGCCTAACCCCGGCTGCTAGCGCCGATGATATCGTTAAGGCCTGTAACGCCGCCCTGCGCCAAGCCCGTGAGTCCCTAAACCAGGAATTAGCCCGTCTAACCGGAGGTGGCATCGATTTTAGCAGCGACAATAATTGGCTTTAG
- the serS gene encoding serine--tRNA ligase, which yields MLDARFVRANPDVVREALRKRHVTANLDEFLQLDEKRRQLLAEVEQLKARRNKESEEIARLKKAGQPADDLITSMRQVSEQIKAMDDQVRQTEEELNQVLMFIPNIPHESVPEGQTDADNMVVRTWGEPRTFDFEPKAHWDLGTGLDILDFERAGKVTGARFTFYKGLGARLERACVNFMLDLHLKQGYTEIFPPFICNADSMTGTGQLPKFKEDMFKLEGLDYYLIPTAEVPVTNLHREEIIDGDKLPLYYVAYSACFRAEAGSAGRDTRGLIRQHQFNKVELVKFSKPETSWDELEKLTNDAEEVLQLLGLPYRKVVLSTGDLGFSSAKTYDLEVWLPSYDTYREISSCSNFVDFQARRAGIRYRPAPKARAEYAHTLNGSGVAVGRTVAAILENYQQADGSVLVPEALRPYLGGVEAIR from the coding sequence GTGCTAGATGCTAGATTTGTGCGTGCCAATCCGGACGTGGTGCGCGAAGCTCTGCGAAAACGTCATGTAACCGCTAACTTGGATGAGTTTTTGCAGCTAGATGAAAAACGGCGCCAACTTTTAGCGGAAGTGGAACAGCTAAAAGCTAGGCGCAACAAAGAATCGGAGGAAATAGCCCGGTTAAAGAAAGCCGGCCAACCAGCCGACGATCTCATCACCTCTATGCGGCAAGTGTCGGAGCAGATCAAGGCTATGGATGACCAAGTGAGACAGACGGAAGAGGAATTGAACCAGGTGTTAATGTTCATTCCTAACATTCCTCATGAGAGCGTTCCGGAAGGCCAAACCGATGCCGATAACATGGTGGTTCGGACCTGGGGCGAGCCGCGAACCTTCGATTTTGAACCCAAGGCCCATTGGGACCTTGGCACCGGTCTAGATATCCTTGATTTCGAACGAGCCGGCAAGGTAACCGGCGCTCGCTTTACCTTCTACAAAGGCCTGGGGGCCCGGCTGGAGCGAGCCTGTGTAAATTTTATGTTGGACCTACACCTAAAGCAGGGTTATACCGAGATCTTCCCGCCCTTTATCTGTAACGCCGACAGCATGACCGGTACCGGCCAGCTGCCCAAGTTCAAGGAGGACATGTTTAAGCTGGAAGGCCTGGACTACTACCTGATTCCCACCGCCGAGGTGCCGGTGACCAATCTTCATCGCGAAGAGATTATCGATGGGGACAAGCTGCCCCTGTACTATGTAGCTTACAGTGCCTGCTTCAGGGCCGAAGCCGGTTCAGCCGGACGGGATACCCGCGGGCTTATCCGCCAGCACCAATTTAACAAAGTGGAATTGGTAAAGTTCTCTAAGCCGGAGACCTCTTGGGACGAACTGGAAAAACTGACTAACGATGCCGAAGAAGTGCTGCAGCTTTTGGGATTACCCTATCGAAAAGTGGTACTTTCCACCGGCGATCTTGGCTTTAGCTCGGCCAAGACCTACGACTTAGAGGTCTGGCTGCCTAGTTATGATACCTACAGGGAGATTTCTTCCTGCAGCAATTTCGTCGATTTCCAGGCCCGTCGAGCCGGTATCCGCTATCGCCCGGCACCGAAAGCCAGGGCTGAATACGCGCATACCCTAAAT
- a CDS encoding glycoside hydrolase, translated as MEKNWFYVNTPDALADLRLHAGEITALIPFWFGITAQGGLVDQTDPEALAVARTFGIPILAIIHNFASPQFGPLIHQLLTTPTARQALEENILAMLQRYRFAGVNIDFEFVPPEDRPYLTAFMTELAARLSPSGFLVTISVPAQLEDNPRHPFSGAFSYPALGAVSDQVYVLAYDEHFALPGPIASIGFVRQVLTYALSVIPISRVKLGMPVYGYDWPETGGIPRTLSYNQAIALAQRTGVIVRYDEQAQEATFEYWQNGVRHIVWFENARSFAAKWNLARQLGLPGIGVWRLGLEDPAVWDVLAQVPDD; from the coding sequence CTGGAGAAAAACTGGTTTTACGTCAATACCCCGGACGCCTTGGCCGATTTGCGGCTACATGCCGGTGAAATTACAGCCCTAATTCCCTTTTGGTTCGGCATCACCGCCCAAGGCGGCCTGGTAGATCAAACCGATCCCGAAGCTTTGGCCGTGGCCCGCACTTTTGGCATCCCTATTTTAGCCATAATCCACAATTTTGCCAGCCCCCAGTTTGGGCCCCTTATTCATCAACTGCTCACTACCCCCACCGCCCGGCAAGCGTTGGAGGAAAACATACTGGCTATGTTGCAGCGCTACCGGTTTGCGGGAGTCAATATCGATTTTGAATTTGTACCCCCGGAAGACCGTCCTTATCTTACCGCTTTTATGACTGAATTGGCAGCCCGACTCTCCCCGTCCGGCTTTTTGGTTACTATTTCTGTTCCGGCGCAGCTTGAAGACAACCCCCGCCACCCTTTTTCCGGTGCCTTTAGCTACCCAGCCTTAGGAGCCGTAAGCGATCAAGTCTATGTCCTGGCCTACGACGAACATTTTGCCCTGCCGGGACCTATCGCCTCCATCGGCTTTGTCCGGCAGGTGCTAACTTACGCCCTGTCGGTGATCCCTATCAGTAGAGTCAAGCTCGGAATGCCGGTTTACGGTTACGACTGGCCCGAAACCGGCGGTATACCTAGAACCTTATCTTATAACCAAGCCATCGCCTTGGCCCAGCGCACCGGCGTCATTGTTCGCTACGATGAACAAGCCCAGGAAGCCACCTTTGAATACTGGCAAAACGGGGTCCGGCATATTGTCTGGTTTGAAAACGCCCGTAGCTTTGCCGCTAAGTGGAATCTGGCTCGCCAGCTCGGCCTGCCGGGAATCGGTGTGTGGCGACTGGGATTAGAAGATCCGGCTGTGTGGGACGTCCTGGCTCAAGTCCCAGACGACTAA
- a CDS encoding AIR synthase — protein sequence MQTGKLSAELLQQVVFPYLGAKRPDVLVNPGIGQDCGVVDLGGKLAILSADPITTTGHNLGYLAVHISANDVAATGAEPVGLLLTLLLPPGTSTATVEAIMQQVHAAATSLGMAVLGGHTEFTAAVTQPLAAMTAVGKASNGHYVTAAGGQPGNALILTKSAACEGTAILAADLAAKLEPRLGSALLQRARDFIHHVSVVPEARIAVALATAMHDVTEGGVLGAAFELAHASGCGLALWADKVPIAEETAAICRVLDLDPLGLIGSGSLLVATSTPDQLISALTTAGIPAASIGQLLPKEEGQWLKLGQERQPLVVPDRDELYKVL from the coding sequence TTGCAAACAGGTAAACTCTCAGCCGAACTTCTACAGCAAGTGGTTTTCCCTTATCTGGGCGCTAAGCGTCCGGACGTACTGGTAAACCCGGGGATAGGGCAAGATTGCGGTGTAGTGGATTTGGGAGGTAAACTGGCCATACTATCCGCCGACCCCATCACCACGACTGGACATAACTTAGGTTATCTGGCCGTACATATTTCTGCCAATGACGTGGCTGCCACTGGGGCCGAACCGGTGGGTTTGCTGTTGACATTGCTCCTACCGCCCGGCACATCCACAGCTACAGTGGAAGCAATTATGCAGCAAGTTCATGCCGCCGCTACCAGTCTGGGGATGGCGGTATTGGGGGGGCATACCGAGTTCACCGCCGCTGTAACTCAGCCCCTGGCCGCCATGACAGCTGTGGGGAAAGCTAGCAACGGCCATTATGTTACCGCTGCCGGCGGCCAGCCGGGAAATGCCCTGATCCTAACCAAGAGTGCAGCCTGCGAAGGTACGGCCATTTTGGCCGCCGATCTGGCTGCTAAGCTGGAGCCGCGCCTGGGCTCGGCCCTGCTCCAGCGGGCCCGGGACTTTATCCATCACGTTAGCGTGGTGCCGGAAGCGAGGATCGCAGTTGCACTGGCCACCGCCATGCATGACGTAACTGAAGGCGGTGTGCTGGGAGCAGCGTTCGAATTGGCCCATGCCTCCGGCTGCGGCTTGGCACTGTGGGCCGATAAAGTACCCATAGCCGAAGAAACAGCAGCTATTTGCCGGGTGCTGGACCTGGATCCGTTGGGGCTCATCGGCAGCGGCTCGCTCCTTGTTGCCACTTCTACTCCGGACCAACTGATAAGCGCCCTGACCACAGCCGGCATACCGGCGGCCTCCATCGGCCAGCTATTGCCGAAAGAAGAAGGACAGTGGCTTAAGCTGGGCCAGGAGCGCCAACCCTTGGTAGTGCCGGACAGAGATGAGCTGTACAAGGTGCTGTAA